In Leptospirillum ferriphilum, the following proteins share a genomic window:
- a CDS encoding flagellin → MSGLIINDNIASMNAQYNLNRTQEALNKHIGRLSSGYRVNSPADDPAGYAISQRMGAQMMSYNAAIRNANDGAHLLQTANGALQTDNTILLKMRQLAIQAANSTYSEKDLKVLNQEYQHLNSEVTRIAKVTDFNGMRLLDGSHGTFKFHVGIYTSVNDRLAVNIGKMDSSTLGIRSTNILNRQNAKNAVDKLDVALDRINSIQGGIGAIQNRMEWTIRNLTNATTNVQASRAGIKDVNFASETAAFTKRQILSQSGAAVLAQANLVPQAAIKLLP, encoded by the coding sequence ATGAGTGGTTTGATCATCAATGACAACATTGCGTCGATGAACGCCCAGTACAACCTGAACCGGACGCAGGAAGCGCTGAACAAGCATATCGGCCGTCTGTCTTCCGGATACAGGGTCAATTCTCCGGCGGACGACCCGGCCGGATATGCCATTTCCCAGCGGATGGGGGCTCAGATGATGAGCTACAACGCTGCCATCCGGAATGCCAATGACGGTGCCCATCTTCTTCAGACAGCCAACGGCGCCTTGCAGACCGACAACACGATCCTTCTCAAGATGCGCCAGTTGGCCATTCAGGCTGCCAACAGCACATACTCCGAAAAGGATCTGAAGGTTCTGAACCAGGAGTACCAGCATCTGAATTCCGAAGTCACCCGTATCGCAAAAGTGACGGACTTCAACGGGATGAGACTTCTGGACGGGTCCCACGGGACCTTCAAGTTCCATGTGGGTATCTATACCTCCGTCAATGACCGGTTGGCCGTCAATATCGGCAAGATGGACTCAAGTACCCTGGGAATCCGGTCGACAAACATCCTGAACCGGCAAAATGCCAAAAATGCCGTCGATAAACTTGACGTGGCCCTGGACCGGATCAACTCCATTCAGGGTGGGATCGGTGCGATTCAGAACCGGATGGAATGGACGATCCGGAATCTGACGAACGCAACGACAAACGTTCAGGCGTCCCGGGCGGGAATCAAGGATGTCAACTTTGCATCCGAGACAGCAGCCTTTACCAAAAGACAGATTCTGTCGCAATCCGGAGCAGCGGTCTTGGCCCAGGCGAATCTTGTTCCTCAGGCTGCTATAAAACTGCTCCCTTAA
- the fliW gene encoding flagellar assembly protein FliW: protein MSSFQTTRFGKIPVDPEKILHFHEGLPGFPHAYQFYLLETAEPNIFYWLQSLDDPALAFVVMDPENLVSGYREKVLAALRDPFFQGRDILSLVIVTMLSTDSMTANLQGPLVIRFPDRAGRQVLLFDNEDWLRFPLLETQKNH from the coding sequence GTGAGCTCTTTTCAAACGACCCGATTTGGAAAAATCCCCGTCGACCCTGAAAAAATTCTTCATTTTCACGAAGGATTGCCTGGATTTCCCCACGCCTATCAGTTCTATCTCCTGGAAACCGCCGAGCCGAATATTTTTTACTGGTTGCAGTCGTTGGATGATCCGGCTCTGGCCTTTGTGGTGATGGATCCCGAAAACCTTGTTTCCGGTTACCGCGAGAAAGTTCTGGCAGCGCTCCGTGATCCGTTTTTTCAGGGAAGGGACATTCTCTCTCTCGTGATCGTGACCATGCTGTCGACGGACTCCATGACGGCCAATCTTCAGGGACCTCTGGTGATCCGGTTCCCGGACAGGGCAGGTCGTCAGGTTCTTCTGTTCGACAATGAGGACTGGCTCCGATTCCCCCTTCTGGAGACCCAGAAGAACCATTAA
- the csrA gene encoding carbon storage regulator CsrA, with translation MLILTRKTGEGIKVGDNIRIVVLEVKGSQVRLGIEAPHDLSIHRDEVWEKIMEENKKATTVTPDQMEILVRKFSSPGGQPQKKNESGNGGMKK, from the coding sequence ATTTTAATCCTGACGAGAAAAACCGGAGAAGGCATCAAGGTGGGCGACAATATCCGGATCGTCGTGCTCGAGGTCAAGGGTTCCCAGGTGCGTTTGGGGATCGAAGCCCCTCATGATCTTTCCATCCACCGGGACGAAGTGTGGGAGAAAATTATGGAAGAAAACAAAAAAGCGACAACAGTGACGCCGGATCAGATGGAAATCCTTGTCCGGAAATTTTCTTCTCCGGGTGGTCAGCCACAGAAGAAGAATGAATCCGGAAACGGGGGGATGAAAAAGTGA
- a CDS encoding flagellin has translation MIRVTGLMTNREVIASHDQAIDNLYDVDRQISSGKQFETPGDAPGRMGESLRINRNLSVTRRIIENAREGANRLKLMESILDQVGTLLIRAKGLAIRMANDTMTAEDRRVGAQELKRTLEQVVSLANTKAGEQYLFSGTNVTRPPFHFTDPKLNPGSVAYLGNHRSETVQQGFSPRQREAGLMPVTEAGDRILGNSAADPFGNKPLPVMRRFLLGLLSNDQPQITRSIDELDRTIHSVTERAAVLGTRERAIRTTVDRLEKYTISQKTLKSQNEDVDVPKAVSKLALNQNFLALSTKASRDILRNTQNVLFS, from the coding sequence ATGATCCGCGTCACCGGCCTCATGACAAACCGGGAGGTGATTGCTTCCCACGATCAGGCCATCGACAACCTCTACGACGTCGACCGCCAGATTTCTTCCGGAAAACAGTTTGAGACTCCGGGAGACGCTCCGGGACGGATGGGAGAGTCTCTCCGGATCAATCGCAATTTGTCGGTCACCCGCCGGATTATCGAAAACGCGCGGGAGGGAGCCAATCGTCTGAAGTTGATGGAGAGTATCCTGGATCAGGTGGGAACACTTTTGATTCGGGCGAAGGGGTTGGCCATCCGGATGGCCAACGATACGATGACGGCAGAGGACCGTCGCGTCGGTGCACAGGAACTGAAGAGAACTCTCGAACAGGTCGTTTCCCTCGCAAATACAAAAGCCGGAGAGCAATATCTGTTTTCCGGGACGAACGTGACCCGCCCGCCTTTTCATTTTACCGATCCGAAACTGAACCCCGGTTCGGTCGCCTATCTGGGGAATCACCGGTCGGAAACAGTGCAGCAGGGATTTTCTCCCCGTCAGAGGGAAGCGGGTCTGATGCCGGTGACCGAGGCAGGAGACAGGATTCTGGGAAACAGTGCGGCGGATCCTTTTGGAAACAAGCCCCTTCCAGTCATGCGCCGATTTCTTCTCGGTCTTCTGTCCAATGACCAGCCTCAGATCACGCGTTCCATCGATGAGCTTGACCGGACCATACATTCCGTTACCGAAAGGGCGGCTGTCCTCGGGACCCGTGAAAGAGCGATTCGCACCACGGTCGACCGTCTTGAGAAATATACCATCAGCCAGAAAACCCTGAAAAGCCAGAACGAAGATGTCGATGTTCCGAAGGCTGTCTCCAAACTGGCCCTGAATCAGAATTTCCTCGCTCTTTCCACAAAGGCGTCGAGGGACATTCTCCGGAACACGCAGAACGTTCTTTTTTCCTGA
- the flgK gene encoding flagellar hook-associated protein FlgK, translating into MSGVLGILNIGKSGIEANEAGLSTAGQNISNVNTPGYTVENVQFDQTQPNHGSPGMVGNGVRATGIRRVVNSFLDAQMIRQKTRMGFWESSRLSLSELDTYFTHAQNQGLSKDISRYLSTWEVVANHPLDRSARATLITYGKNLAEDFHQMASLYSQTRNRLGELLTSSVSTVNADLSKIAHLNREILRAEAGGESPNTLIDQRQQLMVQISTLTNAHFFTDKNGAITLHLGGQAAITDIDSGRLEAVFDSSRNGYRILIHPPGHSGPPIDITDRLHGGKIGGYLDVRDKKVPLLEEHLDSLAHGIINHVNALHVQGFGLNGKTNQNFFLPTTTVEAQGSLPAGVTLTANAVNPDEATSPVDVTVSRSMIVVRDSSGKILRKESLSQGTGTVRVSGYLIRVSGVGKNEEAHVRVSGGNDTRGAALSMQVNALDPEDLAAGQFPVREGQNQGDNKNAHLLFGLLQDRLHFSGGEKPVSLHDFFATSVSTVGAWARNARDHYVAQSLIQKGLENQRMTISGVSIAGESARIIQYEKAYQASANLIHMTNRLLDTLVRLPNMSS; encoded by the coding sequence ATGTCTGGAGTGCTGGGTATCCTGAACATCGGAAAATCGGGGATCGAGGCCAACGAGGCCGGACTGTCCACTGCCGGACAGAATATCTCGAACGTCAACACCCCCGGCTACACGGTTGAGAATGTCCAGTTTGACCAGACCCAGCCCAACCACGGGTCTCCCGGAATGGTCGGAAACGGAGTCCGTGCGACAGGAATCCGTCGAGTCGTCAACTCGTTTCTCGACGCACAGATGATCCGTCAGAAAACGCGCATGGGTTTTTGGGAATCCTCCCGCCTGTCCCTCTCCGAACTGGATACCTACTTCACCCATGCCCAGAACCAGGGGCTCTCGAAAGACATCAGCCGCTATCTGTCAACGTGGGAAGTTGTCGCAAACCACCCTCTTGACCGGTCGGCGCGCGCAACGCTGATCACATATGGAAAAAATCTGGCCGAAGACTTCCACCAGATGGCGAGCCTCTACAGCCAGACCCGCAATCGTCTGGGAGAACTTTTGACCTCCTCCGTCTCGACAGTGAACGCGGATCTCTCAAAGATCGCGCACCTGAACCGGGAAATCCTGCGGGCCGAAGCGGGGGGGGAATCCCCCAATACCCTGATTGATCAGCGCCAACAGCTGATGGTGCAGATTTCGACCCTCACGAACGCGCATTTTTTCACGGACAAAAATGGAGCCATCACCTTGCATCTGGGAGGGCAGGCTGCCATTACCGATATCGACAGCGGACGCCTGGAAGCGGTTTTTGATTCGTCCCGAAACGGTTATCGGATTTTGATTCACCCTCCCGGGCACTCGGGGCCACCCATCGATATCACGGACCGTCTTCACGGAGGGAAGATCGGAGGATATCTCGACGTCCGGGACAAAAAAGTGCCTCTTCTGGAGGAACATCTGGATTCTCTGGCGCACGGTATCATCAATCATGTCAACGCGCTCCATGTCCAGGGCTTTGGGCTCAACGGAAAAACGAACCAGAATTTTTTCTTGCCAACGACAACCGTGGAGGCGCAGGGAAGCCTCCCGGCCGGTGTGACCCTGACCGCGAATGCCGTGAATCCGGATGAGGCAACAAGTCCTGTTGACGTGACTGTTTCCCGGAGCATGATTGTGGTCCGGGACTCTTCAGGGAAAATCCTCCGGAAAGAATCGTTGTCTCAGGGGACCGGGACGGTCCGTGTATCGGGATATCTCATCCGGGTGAGCGGTGTCGGGAAAAACGAAGAAGCCCACGTCCGGGTCTCCGGTGGAAATGACACCCGGGGGGCTGCCCTGTCGATGCAAGTGAATGCTCTCGATCCGGAAGACCTGGCGGCCGGTCAGTTTCCCGTCCGTGAAGGACAGAATCAGGGCGACAACAAGAATGCACACCTTCTGTTCGGTCTTTTGCAGGATCGACTGCATTTTTCCGGAGGGGAGAAGCCGGTCAGTCTGCATGACTTTTTCGCCACCAGTGTGTCGACGGTGGGAGCATGGGCCCGAAATGCCCGTGACCACTATGTGGCGCAGAGCCTGATCCAGAAAGGTCTTGAAAACCAGAGAATGACCATTTCCGGGGTCTCCATCGCGGGAGAGTCTGCCCGTATCATTCAGTACGAGAAAGCCTATCAGGCATCGGCCAATCTCATTCACATGACGAACCGGCTCCTGGACACCCTCGTCCGTCTGCCGAACATGTCGTCCTGA
- the flgN gene encoding flagellar export chaperone FlgN, translating to MSQDQPNSNSPEQVSSPPDSSLAFPLPALIDHVRLLTEILQNEQELLLSGPPEDLEEILSRKMLASDRLSDLLERSGLGSLFEGSRESLAPLPENDSSLSELKAGLLHLSEIASVNLVIARESAQTVAGFLKALRQSEGDFETYGARGDLGMTLGSPALVSTRR from the coding sequence ATGAGCCAGGATCAGCCGAATTCCAATTCCCCTGAACAGGTCTCCTCTCCTCCGGATTCTTCTCTTGCATTCCCTTTGCCGGCATTGATCGATCATGTTCGTCTCCTGACGGAAATCCTGCAGAACGAACAGGAACTTCTTCTGTCGGGCCCTCCGGAAGACCTGGAAGAGATCTTGTCCCGGAAGATGCTGGCGTCCGACCGGTTGAGCGATCTTCTCGAAAGATCCGGTCTGGGATCACTCTTTGAAGGGTCCCGGGAATCTCTTGCTCCCCTTCCGGAGAACGATTCCTCTCTTTCTGAATTGAAGGCAGGCCTTCTTCATCTCTCGGAAATCGCCAGCGTCAATCTTGTGATTGCCCGGGAATCCGCCCAGACGGTGGCCGGCTTCCTGAAAGCCCTTCGGCAATCCGAGGGCGATTTTGAAACGTATGGCGCCCGGGGGGATCTGGGAATGACCCTGGGGTCGCCGGCGCTGGTTTCCACCCGGAGGTAG
- the flgM gene encoding flagellar biosynthesis anti-sigma factor FlgM has product MADQGSGIGPTGSSQSGKVRPEEVTRKDRARKTESSGKTPETASPGATGKTDVLVISGPAKQIAHLRDLIRQEPDIRSEKVMEIKNRVNRGEYHVPARDILRKMVETAVEEARSRKGES; this is encoded by the coding sequence ATGGCGGATCAGGGAAGCGGAATCGGACCGACGGGGTCAAGTCAGTCAGGAAAGGTCCGACCGGAAGAGGTCACCCGGAAAGACCGGGCGCGTAAAACGGAATCTTCCGGAAAAACCCCGGAAACAGCATCTCCGGGGGCAACCGGAAAGACGGATGTTCTGGTGATTTCCGGTCCGGCCAAACAGATTGCGCATCTCCGGGATCTGATCCGGCAGGAACCGGATATCCGGTCCGAAAAAGTCATGGAAATCAAAAATCGGGTCAATCGGGGTGAATATCATGTTCCAGCCAGAGACATTCTTCGAAAAATGGTTGAGACGGCCGTGGAGGAAGCCCGAAGCCGTAAGGGGGAATCCTGA
- a CDS encoding flagellin → MSGLVINTNTASLGAQYNLNATQDRLNRSINRLSSGYRVNTPADDPAGYAIGQVMNSYVKSVQQAIRNAHDGAGLIQTTNGALLTDNDILVKMRQLAIQAANSTYAPEDLSVLQNEYQHLMSEINRIALVTNFNGRKVLDGSMMNGMVFQIDSGTDDTNRLVVSIPSISSDVLGIYQNSVLVMSLGATSIMNESMAISAISAIDGAMAELNTIQGTLGAFQERMTWTIRNLNTALVNVQASKSQIKDVNFASETANFVKNRILQQSSTAVLSQANQIPQAAVKLIP, encoded by the coding sequence ATGAGCGGATTGGTGATCAATACAAATACAGCCAGTCTGGGTGCTCAATACAATCTGAATGCCACCCAGGACCGATTGAACCGTTCCATCAACAGACTTTCCAGCGGTTACAGGGTCAATACACCGGCCGATGACCCGGCAGGGTATGCGATCGGACAGGTGATGAATTCCTATGTCAAATCCGTTCAGCAGGCGATCCGGAACGCGCATGACGGAGCCGGTCTTATTCAGACGACGAACGGTGCATTGCTCACGGACAACGATATTCTTGTCAAAATGCGTCAGTTGGCGATCCAGGCGGCAAACTCGACATATGCTCCGGAAGATCTCTCCGTGTTGCAGAACGAATATCAGCATCTGATGAGCGAAATCAATCGTATCGCTCTGGTGACAAACTTTAACGGCCGGAAAGTTCTGGACGGGAGCATGATGAACGGAATGGTGTTCCAGATCGATTCCGGAACCGACGATACCAATCGTCTGGTCGTCAGTATCCCCTCCATCAGTTCGGACGTTCTGGGGATCTATCAAAACTCTGTTCTGGTCATGAGCCTGGGTGCGACCTCCATCATGAACGAATCCATGGCGATTTCGGCAATCTCCGCCATCGATGGGGCCATGGCGGAACTCAACACGATTCAGGGAACCCTGGGTGCGTTTCAGGAGAGGATGACCTGGACCATCCGGAACTTGAACACAGCTCTGGTCAATGTGCAGGCCTCGAAGAGCCAGATCAAGGATGTAAACTTTGCGAGTGAAACAGCCAATTTCGTTAAAAACCGGATTCTGCAGCAGTCCAGCACGGCCGTTTTGTCCCAGGCCAACCAGATTCCACAGGCTGCAGTCAAGCTGATTCCGTAA
- a CDS encoding rod-binding protein, translated as MKISGIQNEREAVSSRVESVQDGGEKKFEKASRLFEEMMIGILVKEMWKTVPKGGMMPTSTGMDVAQEMYQKELAKEMSRAGGLGLSREINEQFRKDFGREVFRPEKPFRIEDPGNLDTEA; from the coding sequence ATGAAGATATCCGGGATACAGAACGAAAGGGAAGCCGTTTCTTCCCGGGTCGAGTCTGTTCAGGACGGGGGGGAGAAAAAGTTTGAAAAAGCGTCCCGGCTGTTTGAAGAGATGATGATCGGGATTCTCGTAAAGGAGATGTGGAAGACGGTTCCAAAGGGGGGCATGATGCCAACGTCGACAGGAATGGACGTGGCACAGGAGATGTACCAGAAAGAATTGGCAAAAGAAATGTCCCGGGCCGGGGGCCTGGGACTGTCCCGTGAGATCAACGAGCAGTTCCGGAAGGATTTTGGCAGGGAGGTTTTTCGTCCGGAAAAACCGTTTCGGATCGAAGACCCCGGGAACCTGGACACAGAGGCCTGA
- a CDS encoding flagellar basal body P-ring protein FlgI, with protein sequence MKIYVWCVFAFLVLGCSLSPMDVRAERIEDIAHVEGVTDNPLVGYGLVVGLPGTGDTKMTPFTRRTLESALSRLGVHTRDLDQKIRGHNIAAVVVTGRLIPFLRVGSRMNVHVASIGDATSLEGGTLLLAALKGPDGKVYATAQGPVNTDRAERIGFPKDKKEPLGGRRTTGGVIDGGLVVRGLPIVYNGRKHLWINLNHSSFTTASRIVRAINAHFQARMAVASDAGTITVSIPSTDQDNVVGFMATVLNVRVTPDSEPLVVVNQQTGTIVISRDVSVLPCAVSQKDLTVQVGTGAPGKPSPGEPFRLVDRSVSLRQVVRALNLLGTRTPDLIAILEALKESGALKARIRVAG encoded by the coding sequence ATGAAAATCTATGTATGGTGCGTATTTGCTTTTCTCGTGCTGGGATGTTCTCTCTCTCCAATGGATGTCCGGGCAGAACGGATCGAGGATATTGCCCATGTGGAAGGGGTGACGGACAACCCTCTGGTCGGGTATGGACTTGTCGTGGGTCTTCCGGGAACGGGCGATACCAAAATGACACCTTTTACCCGGAGGACGCTCGAATCGGCGCTTTCGCGCCTCGGGGTGCATACCCGTGATCTGGATCAGAAGATCCGGGGACACAATATTGCTGCCGTTGTTGTGACAGGAAGGCTGATCCCGTTTCTGAGAGTGGGAAGCCGGATGAACGTCCATGTCGCCTCTATCGGAGATGCGACCAGCCTGGAGGGAGGCACCCTGCTTTTGGCGGCCTTGAAAGGTCCGGACGGAAAAGTCTATGCGACTGCCCAGGGACCGGTCAATACAGACCGGGCGGAACGGATCGGATTTCCGAAAGACAAGAAGGAACCCCTGGGCGGAAGACGGACGACGGGTGGTGTGATTGATGGTGGCCTGGTCGTCCGGGGTCTCCCCATTGTCTATAACGGAAGAAAACATCTCTGGATCAACCTGAACCACTCCTCTTTTACAACGGCTTCTCGTATTGTGCGTGCGATTAATGCCCACTTCCAGGCCCGAATGGCCGTTGCATCGGATGCAGGGACCATCACGGTCAGCATTCCCTCGACAGACCAGGACAATGTTGTCGGATTTATGGCCACAGTTCTGAACGTGCGCGTCACTCCCGATTCGGAGCCTCTGGTTGTCGTCAATCAGCAGACCGGAACGATTGTCATCAGCCGGGATGTGTCTGTCCTGCCGTGTGCGGTTTCCCAGAAAGACCTGACCGTCCAGGTCGGTACAGGAGCACCCGGAAAGCCCTCTCCCGGGGAACCCTTTCGCCTTGTGGACCGGTCGGTTTCTCTTCGGCAGGTTGTCCGGGCACTCAATCTTCTGGGCACCCGGACGCCGGATCTCATCGCGATTCTGGAAGCCCTGAAGGAGTCTGGTGCCCTGAAAGCCCGGATTCGAGTCGCGGGATGA
- a CDS encoding flagellar basal body L-ring protein FlgH, whose product MRRNSPVGLLLVFIFLSGCAPAVKAHYPVVTDQAPRRLPPHPVQQYFDGSLYRPDGMADLASDQNAGFRGETVWIKIPKKNGLPGFPQDHETLMGAVVVREAPPDELVVFAHRTVRRKNEVRRWILEGRIRREDIGYDNTIPVRKLSMARYRYDHEQGGQKKRFQKPLNPLPASVPGPSSNGLPKGKSAGQPPKTSSGPPPIQGGGGS is encoded by the coding sequence ATGCGGCGGAATAGCCCTGTCGGCCTCCTGTTGGTTTTCATTTTTCTGTCAGGATGCGCGCCCGCTGTGAAAGCACACTATCCTGTCGTCACAGATCAGGCACCACGCCGTCTGCCTCCTCACCCGGTCCAGCAATATTTTGACGGGTCCCTTTATCGGCCGGACGGGATGGCCGACCTTGCCTCCGACCAGAACGCCGGATTTCGGGGAGAGACAGTCTGGATCAAAATTCCGAAGAAAAATGGCCTCCCGGGATTCCCCCAGGATCATGAAACGCTGATGGGTGCGGTTGTTGTTCGGGAAGCCCCGCCGGACGAGCTGGTGGTCTTCGCGCACCGGACAGTCCGGCGGAAGAACGAGGTCCGTCGATGGATCCTGGAAGGAAGAATCCGTCGTGAAGATATCGGATACGACAATACCATTCCTGTCCGGAAACTTTCGATGGCACGCTATCGATATGACCATGAGCAAGGGGGACAAAAAAAGCGTTTTCAGAAACCCCTGAATCCGCTTCCTGCCAGCGTGCCAGGACCTTCCTCAAACGGTCTTCCGAAGGGAAAAAGCGCGGGGCAGCCTCCGAAAACGTCTTCGGGGCCTCCGCCAATCCAGGGAGGAGGGGGGTCATGA
- a CDS encoding flagella basal body P-ring formation protein FlgA — protein MGPGMFLSRIVWVIGLFWLFSGDALSASRTGTEKEILVAKGDSSVRVDKSVLDMKVSRMLGVPEGTLSYHHLPASFPVPDSRQVRGTLQVEGRDGGDTHLALLVKKQNVVQEMFYFTVRIGHRFHPSGTPFSKRRNGVTPPEEEGVRSGDTVRIQAVGTGFVISLPGIAQESGRNGDQISVFNPMSGSRVQATVTGPDRVRIRLKGADHAAE, from the coding sequence ATGGGACCTGGCATGTTCCTGTCCCGGATTGTGTGGGTGATCGGACTCTTTTGGCTCTTTTCCGGGGATGCTTTGTCCGCGTCCCGGACGGGAACGGAAAAAGAGATTCTGGTTGCCAAGGGAGACTCCTCTGTCCGGGTGGACAAATCCGTTCTTGATATGAAGGTTTCCCGGATGTTGGGTGTTCCGGAGGGCACGTTGTCCTATCATCATCTTCCCGCATCCTTTCCGGTCCCGGATTCCAGGCAAGTGCGGGGCACTCTCCAGGTGGAAGGTCGGGACGGCGGCGATACCCATCTGGCGCTGCTGGTCAAAAAACAGAATGTTGTGCAGGAGATGTTCTATTTTACGGTTCGGATCGGCCATCGGTTCCATCCTTCCGGAACGCCCTTTTCGAAACGGAGAAACGGCGTGACACCTCCGGAGGAAGAGGGGGTTCGCTCCGGTGATACGGTCCGGATTCAGGCCGTGGGGACAGGGTTTGTCATCTCCCTTCCGGGTATTGCCCAGGAAAGCGGACGGAACGGCGATCAGATTTCCGTTTTCAATCCGATGTCCGGTTCACGGGTGCAGGCGACAGTCACTGGCCCGGATCGCGTCCGGATTCGCCTGAAAGGAGCGGACCATGCGGCGGAATAG
- the flgG gene encoding flagellar basal-body rod protein FlgG, which produces MFRSLWNAASGMEAQQTSLDVITNNLANVNTTGFKRQRANFQDLMYQTLVPPGEAQSLLGNQSPTGMQVGLGVRSGSVQKIFLQGSFRQTNNPLDLAIQGNGFFQISLPDGRTAYTRDGTFSIDGQGRLVTQDGLPTNPPITVPPNAKSVNVSPAGEVSVMLPGQVQPVRVGQLVLSQFVNPAGLESRGDNLFMETAASGQPQLSNPGTNGAGRLQSGFLEASNVNVAEELVNMVIGQRAYQMDATGIRTVNRMLGYTATL; this is translated from the coding sequence ATGTTCAGATCTCTCTGGAACGCTGCTTCAGGAATGGAAGCGCAACAGACCAGCCTTGACGTGATTACCAACAATCTTGCCAATGTCAATACAACAGGGTTCAAGAGACAGCGGGCGAATTTTCAGGATCTGATGTACCAGACGCTTGTTCCTCCGGGTGAAGCCCAGTCTCTTCTCGGAAATCAGAGCCCAACCGGTATGCAGGTCGGGCTTGGCGTCCGGTCCGGCAGTGTCCAGAAAATCTTTTTGCAGGGGTCGTTCCGTCAGACGAACAATCCGCTGGATCTGGCGATTCAGGGAAATGGTTTTTTTCAGATCTCCCTTCCGGACGGACGGACCGCTTACACGAGGGACGGAACATTCAGCATTGACGGTCAGGGTCGTCTTGTCACGCAGGACGGGTTGCCGACAAATCCCCCGATCACCGTTCCTCCGAATGCGAAATCCGTCAACGTTTCTCCTGCCGGAGAGGTGTCGGTGATGTTGCCGGGACAGGTTCAGCCGGTTCGGGTGGGTCAGCTGGTCCTCTCCCAGTTCGTCAATCCGGCAGGTCTGGAAAGTCGTGGAGACAACCTCTTTATGGAAACAGCCGCTTCCGGACAGCCTCAGCTATCCAATCCCGGAACCAATGGAGCCGGCCGCCTCCAGTCGGGCTTTCTGGAAGCCTCCAATGTCAATGTTGCCGAAGAACTTGTCAACATGGTCATTGGACAAAGAGCCTATCAGATGGATGCCACGGGCATCCGCACTGTCAACCGGATGCTTGGATACACGGCGACCTTGTAG
- a CDS encoding flagellar hook-basal body protein: MRQAEFALVSGAQAQEQLMDVLTNNLANVNTPGFKRDRVTFRTYLPHREWLHKTPSDQPGFRMTPWGEFPTPWGMAGKDVPHAGVDGIHVGYAQGSFRSTGNPLDIAIKGEGFFRILTPRGEVLSRNGRFTLDRGGRLVTHEGYGVLGEDGKNIRLPESVPGGIRVKADGTVLKGNRVMGRLAVVVPENGTEHLAKVGDGLFMGDGKIAPVADPDVLAGGFESSNVNGTFEMVRMIEAMRSFETHLKALQTLNELTRRTVNDISVIA, encoded by the coding sequence ATGCGTCAAGCCGAATTTGCACTGGTTTCCGGAGCGCAGGCTCAGGAACAGCTGATGGATGTGCTGACCAATAATCTGGCCAATGTGAACACCCCGGGGTTCAAGAGGGATCGCGTCACTTTCCGGACTTACCTCCCCCATCGGGAATGGCTGCACAAGACGCCTTCCGATCAGCCCGGTTTCCGGATGACTCCCTGGGGAGAGTTCCCGACCCCCTGGGGAATGGCTGGAAAAGATGTGCCGCATGCCGGTGTGGATGGTATTCATGTGGGTTATGCCCAGGGAAGCTTTCGGTCGACGGGAAATCCCCTGGATATCGCCATCAAGGGAGAGGGATTTTTTCGGATTCTGACTCCCCGGGGGGAAGTGTTAAGCCGGAACGGTCGATTTACCCTGGACCGAGGAGGTCGTCTTGTGACGCACGAAGGGTACGGGGTGCTTGGCGAAGATGGAAAAAATATCCGTCTTCCCGAGTCTGTTCCGGGGGGTATTCGCGTGAAGGCGGACGGGACTGTTCTGAAAGGCAATCGCGTTATGGGAAGACTGGCGGTTGTCGTTCCCGAAAATGGGACCGAACATCTTGCCAAGGTGGGGGACGGACTTTTCATGGGGGATGGAAAAATCGCCCCGGTGGCCGACCCCGATGTCCTCGCAGGCGGTTTCGAGAGCTCCAATGTCAATGGAACGTTCGAAATGGTCCGGATGATCGAGGCCATGCGATCGTTTGAAACCCATCTGAAGGCTCTTCAGACACTCAACGAACTGACACGCCGAACGGTCAACGATATTTCGGTGATTGCCTGA